TGGATGTGCTTCTGACATGTAAGCAGTGTGATCAGAACTTCAACAACCTGGCTTCATTTCTGGGCCATAAGCAATACTGTGCTCAGCATGCGTTTTCACAAAATGACGTCAAAGAAATATCGAAGATGGAGGACGGCAGAAAGTTTCATGTGGAACCAGCAAAAGCAGTTTCATCAGGGTCAAATGTTTCGATGTCAAGGTGCCCATCTGACCTTCACCTATCGCTGCTGGGCCTCAATAAAAATGGAGAGCTGATATCTGATGGTGAAACAAAAGGAGACAATAAGGATGATCCAATGAAACTCAACTTGTTCTCTGGTCCTGGTAACCTCCCTGTCCCTCTCCCTGAGCTGGAAATGGAGGATGCCAAATTAGACAGCCTAATCACAGAAGCCTTGAACGGACTGGGATATCAGTCAGACAATGCAGAGATAGACAGTAGCTTTATCGATGCATTTGCTGATGATGACCTCACCACTGTTAAAGCAACATCAAACAAGCAATGTCTGAAAACCAAAGAGTCCCTGATCTTTgagagcaaaaataaacaagcaGCAGATGATGACAGGTCTTTCACACAGGGAAAGTATTTTTATGACTCTGATGTTGAGAGCCCTGAGACAGATAAACAGTACACAGAAAGCAAACTTGAGAAAATATCTCTGAATTTGGAACAAGATGagaaaattaacataaaaaaagaagtctCTCATAAAAATTCAAGAATCGCCTCAAGGGAGAAGACGAGGGAACAAGACAGCAAAGTGAAAGAGGCAAGAAAGCTGTGCAAGAGTGAGGACGAAAACACAAGTACACAAAGGTTTCTCTTATCTAGCAAGTTCTCTGAGCgttgtggtgttaaaagctTTCAGGACAGCTCTGCACTTCGAGGGTCAACGCCCTCACAGGCCTCTACATCTCCAACCTCAagagctgcagtgaaagagagcaagaggaaaAGCACTGGAGGGGGTACCTGGAGCAAAGAACTTATTCACAAAATAGTTCAACAGAAAAATAAGCTCCATAAGCTCCACGTTAAAGGTACCAAAAACCTCCAGTTTTCCTTAGTGATGGAGAGGCTGACTCCCACTGTACAGAACCCTGCATTTGGAGAATACGACTATGTCTCGGACTCAGATGACGAATGTGAGCCCGTAAAGATAGCAAGCCAAGGCCGGCTGAATCAAAGCAGCCGATGCAAATACACATACACCAAAGAATGCAAATGGCGAGCAAGGAGTGAGAGGGACCAGGCAGCATGGAGACATGAGTCGAGGGAGTGttttgagattaaaaaaagcgaggagctctctctctcgcctgaGAAACATGGTTCTCACCAGAGACTCAGGAGGAGGGGTAGCAGGTCATCCACAAGCAGTGAACTCAGCACATCTGTGAGTGTTTCAAGCGATGGTATCAATAGCCCCAAAAGCACTGACCGCACTGACTCAGACTGTGAGAAGAAGACAGGCATCAAAAGAAAAGAGTCTCCAGAGCAAAAAACCTGTGAAAGGTCCTCCCCGCAGAAGTTATGCAAAGAGTCCAACACACTAGCACTGACGTTCACCAAATCTGTCAAGAAGTGTAATTCTGACAAAGCCATTCTTTCTGATAATAATGACAGTACAGAGGACCCAAAGAAGTATCATTCAAATCATGAGGCTGCTGACCCAGTGTCATCctcacaaaaagcaaaagacacaaacaaaaactctgAAAAGAGCAGAAGCTCTCATGCAAAATCAAGAGCGAAGCTTGTGTCTCCCAGAAAAGAAACTACCCCTACATTCAGTTCAGACAGAAACACCCTTCAGAGAGCAGACAATCTGTGCCCCAAAGAAGATCCAGCACAGTGTAGCAGTCCAGATAACAAGCCACGACGGCTTGATTCACATTCTCCCACCATCAACAAAGAAACTGATTTCAATattgacagaaacacaaagggcaaaagaagagaggagccCCAAGCCACAAAGCCAGAACTATCAGACAGTACCACATTTGAAAAACAGAGTGACAGTGTCTGCATGGTGAAAGAGCCTATTACTTTAGTCAATGACCtagacacacacaagcctgtGTCTCTTTGCACCTCTTTGATGGATGAGGTGTGCCTATCTCCAACTGAAAGCCAGGGTCCAATACAAAAAGATTCGCTTCACCTCATGCCCTACCCCCTGGACCAGGAACAGGGGCTCATGAAATCCCCGCTTTCATTTGACACCTCATCAATGTTCGGGGACCTCACAGGATTCGACAGTGGCCTTTACTCAGATATGCCGATTCAGAAAGAGGGTTTCCATTCAATAGAGAATACAACTGATAAAAAGGAAGAGTTTGTATcatccttctctccttttctggaACAAAGGGACTGGAACCTTATAGTTAGCCCTGTGCTACCAGATGAGATATCTCAGTACAAAGGCAACTCcgagaaatcaaatgaaaagaagcCACATTACAATCACGTTCCTTTGTCTCTGCCAGAAAAAATAATTGACTACAGTGCAAATCTGAACAGCTGCGCATCAGAGGATGAGCTAGAGATAAAAAGAATAGTGAATGAGCTCGAAAACCAGCTGCAGACAGCTAAGATGGAAAGCCCATCCTTACTAGCTCAGGATGTCCCTAAGCAGCTGCAGATGAGCAAATTTTCACCTTTACGTTTGGGTAATGAGTCAGAGAGTGGAGGCTCTGCTCTGGATATGAGGTGCCCTGTGCAAACCATAGATGTACCGGTGGCCAGCTTGCCCTCAGAGCCTTTCACCGAACCGTGGGCCAGTCCATTCCAGTTTGAGCTCATGAGTGGACACACCAGTCCCCACACTCCAATTCACAATGAACCAGGGGCACTTGAACATTTTACTGAGAAAGAAGACAGTGCACCAAATTTGATCGCCACAGCCTCACATGTTGAGCATGCACAGCTCCACCACAAGCAGAaatcagaggagagaaacactgaaaaagagaCTCCTGTAGAAACTAAGGAGGAGATTTTAGAACAGAAGAGATATACAGAAAACCTCATGAAAAGCCTTGAGGTGATTTCAGATTCTATATTCAAAAAAGAACCCATTATATCAGAGCATAAGGAGCCGAATGTCACCTCTCTCACAAGTCAACAACATCAAGAAATTGAATGTCAGGCAACTGATgcagctgaaagagaagatCACGGTGAAAAGGAAGCAATTACTGGGAAGGAGAATATATTATCACCTCCAAACATCAATGAGCGGAAGGACGATATTGAATTCGTTCTGAATGAGTCACAGTCATCTCACTCTAACAGTACTGACCCTGCAGTTGATGGAAACCATCCAATTTCATCGCAGCCAAGTGAGCCCACAGAAAACAACGATAGCAAGGCTGAGACTAAAGTCGCATCAGAGGAGGATATTGCTGAGAATAGTAATTTGATTGAGTCTGCTCACTGCTCCAGTGTGGGCACACATGACCCACATGTGCTTGAGGAGTCCGGTGGGAATAGCAGTGAAGCAGACAACGTGAATCAGTTATTTAAAAACAATGGCGACGGTCCAACCACAGACAGCTGTGAAGAAGCAGAGGCAGTGAAGGGAATCACTGGTCAATCTGTTTGCCATCCTTTATCACCAGCTCTACCTGGCAGCAGTCTAGACATTGGCGAGAAAATTCAGGATGTGATTCAAGCGGCACTCAAAGAACAATCTATTGATAACCATGATAGTCCTGGCAACGTTTATTCATCACATGCTGATGAACTGAAAGTGGAGCGCTCAGGCGGTGTAATCGAAGAAATAACTGTTGAAACAGCAGAACAGGATAATTTCATTGGATCTCCCTCTAAAAACTGCAGCCCTGCTAAGACTTACATTACAAGTCCAACAATTGATATGTCAGTGGAAATAGTCACCACAGATAAGCCCTGCAGCCCAATACTGGTGGAAACCAACAGAGAGAGGACTAGTCACTACTCACCCACCCAAGACACCCAGTCCACAGAGGGACAAAGTAATCTGCTGATTCTTTCACAGTCTGATGGCCTCATTGACAGTCATTCCTGCAAAGTTTCTCCACTGAATGACTCGCTAAAATGTGAAGCAGGTCTTGCCTTTGACACCATTCAGAAACAAGAAGTGATTTTAAATGTTCAGGACATCAAAGAGCACCTTCCTATTGATTTCATGGCAAGTCACCAAAACTCACCatgcagagaggaggtggaagaaaGTCATTGTCTTTTTCTACACACTGCCCCACCAGCCAGTCCTCTTTTACCAACCTCTCATCAAATACCGATGCACAAATGGGACATAGAGGAGCAGTCACAAAGCAAATGTAATAATGTGTCTGTTAACCAAGGTTCAATTCAAAATATGAAATCCCCCATGagcaatgaaaacagcagtgtcAGAGAAGCTTTAAGCAGTGGTGAAGAACTTAACACAACAGCTGTGATGGAGTATTCCTTGATAAGTCCGCCTGCCCTGGACTTGGGAATCATGGTGTGTAAAATGCCCAGTTCTGAAACCACCACTCCCTCTCCGTTTCCGGTGACCAGCTCAGCAGAACCTCCCAAAGCATCAGACAGCCTTGAAAAGAGAGATCCCATGTATGAATTCAAGCTCAGTCCTCTCAACTACAACTGCATCTCAGATGACCCTCCACAACTGAATCAATATGACTACATACCGATTTCACCAGCCAATAAACCAGAAGAGAATCCAGACATTAAGCAGAGTCCCAGAGATGACCGTGGACCATGTGACCTCAGCGTTAACCCTGCACTGATTTTTAACAaaactgaaacagacacagcagtaACACTGAACCCAGATCCTGCAGCTGAACTGAATTTATCAGATGAACCACTGGTCCTTCAGCAGAGTAtgaaattcaaatgtttttctctgggCCTCCCgcctgaaaacaaaagcaaagattCCTCAGCTGATAATGTAAAGACAGATTTGGAGGTTTCTCACGATCCCGTTGGATCTGTTGAGCATTTACATATTCATGCCGACCTGCTGAGAAAGGTTCAATCAGAGAATTTAGATTCTCATGAGGACTCTGCTGAGGACAGTACACTTCTCAGAAAAAAGATTTCAGATGGTCCGCCCACTCCTAAGCCACTCATCATCTGTGAAAACGAACAAATGCCTCTTCCACCAGACCAATCAGAGAAGCAACCAGCAATAGAGATTGGCCAGTGCTCAACGACACAGCAAGTACACAAggaaatatcacaaaaaaagacacagagcaacactcAACAGGGTAAAGTGCTCTGTGAAATCTGCCTCATGTGTTTCAGGACTGTGCCAGGGTTAAAGAGGCATAAGGCCATGAAGCATTTGGTCAGAACTGAAAAACACATCGGCCCACAGAGCACAACATCAAGCCATCAGGGGAAAATGCTTATTTATGAAGCGTCACAAACCACAGAGAAGGAACATAAAGATGATTCACAGACCTGTTACTCAACAAAAATAGATGGGCTGCCTGAGACAAGTAGCACTTTCATATctaaagcagcagagactgagTCAGTCCTGGAGGAACTGGCAACTGAGACAAGTACAGTGGCAGTGGATGAAATAGGCCATCAAAACCCTCTGCTgccaacaaaagcaaagaagagCAACAAAGccagaaagaacaaaaacagtgagGTAAATATAAAGCCTGACCCTTTCTCTGACGAGATTCTGAacatattaaaaacagacatACTTCAAGCTATAACTCCTGAATTCAAAAGCGGTGGACTACAAGAGCACAAATCTCCCGAGGACTATGTGAAGATCAATGACAGAACTGTTCCTGGAACAGAGAAATTCCCTCACCATGTTACTTCAAAGTCTGGTTTTGACAAAACACTCCGATCTCCAACAAAGGAGATAAATGTGCTTAATGAAACTGTGGAGCTAAATCAAACCACTGATATGGAAGGGATGAAACACACGAGCATGACAGAAATGGCAAATGTGGAAGTGTGTACAGATAATAATGTGGAAAGTGCTGTATCTGTGGGCAAGGATATAATCAGAGAATGTGATGAGTCCAGAAAGGCTCCGTGCGCCATGGAAGTGATGTGTGAACAGAAAGGATCAGAGGAGAGCCTCGCCGAAGAGATTCTCAGAAAAGTGGCAGCCGagataaaatgtgagaaaaacagTGGCCCTTCAGACGAGGTACATCCTCTCTCCTGTTTGAGTTCTTCCCCTCTCAGTCCTCCTGGCTTAAGTCCCGAGCTGAAGGCCTTACTCGACGATGACACCACATTCTCACAGCTGTTCCCCAGAGACGAGgaggcaaaaaggaaaaagtgccCGAGGGTGTAcaccaaaagaaacaaaagacagaggcTATCGCCCAACTCAGATGCAACTCAGGACTACCCTGCAACAGAAACCTTCATGCAAAATAAAGATCAGTATGTGGAGAACCAAACAGAGACATTCACTAACAATCACACTAACCACTGTGAATATGAGACAATATCTATTGACGATGCCATCATGTTGAATATGTGCCACAACAGCACATTAAAGGCTGATGCCAAGCCATTGTCAGATGttaaacaaagtgatcagcggGATGTTCATGAGAACATTAAAGAGCTTGACAGCCTCTTGAATCCCCTCGAGGGCACCATTGATAAATCTACCATTGAACGGAATTGCCCCAGTGACTTCGATGGCTTTGATGCAGGCTCAGCGGTGATCTCTGACCCCAGCACCTGTAAAGCAGAAGTGTCGCCTGCACCCTGCCCACTGCCCCTGCCCTCCGGCCCCTATACCGTAGAGCCTTGTGTTGCAGAGAGTGTCCAAAACTTCCACAGCATTGATATCCAGAACATCAACACCACGTTTCAACTTCCTGACATTCAGTTCTTTGACTCGAATAAAGATATCTCAGTGGCTCCTCCTCTTGCAACTGTTGATGTGGAGAACAGAGATgatgaaaagtcaaagaaaGTTACGGAGCGGCGAGGCAGGAAACGGCAAGATGGTCGGATAAAGGTCAAAGATAAGCAGTACAAGTGCAAGGCGTGCTTCACTTGGTTCCTTACCTTAGGTGAACTGAACTTTCACAAACTTTCCCACAACCCTTCTCCACCTCCAACCTGCTACATGTGTGTCCAGCGTAAGTTTAGCTCCAGAGAGCAACTGCGAGACCATCTGAGGGAGAAGCACGCGAAGAACAAAACAGGTATCTGGACCTGTGGAATGTGCTTGAAGGAGATATCAGATGTGTGGATGTACAATGAGCATTTACGAGAACATGCCACTCAGTTTGCCCGGAGGGGTCAGACACAAGGCTCCATGTTAGGCATTCCAGGCTGCTTCATGCAAGAGACAGCCGTGAAGAACTTTATCACCTCAATCATGCAGCACCGCCCCAGCAAAGCCAACAGAGAGTCCAGCAAAGCCACTAAAGAACAGGAACAAGCTGTTGCTGCAGACAGCACTGCAGGAGAGGGGAAAACCTCAGAGGGGGCTGAGGCAAAACTTCACAGAACtaaaagcagcagtggagcagGTGGGAAGCAGAGCATATTAACCCCACTTGAGGTCCTCCACAAAACAGAGACACCTAGAAGTGTGGAGATGCATCCCAACTGCAAGGACCCTTCAAGAGACTGCCACCACTGTGGGAAACAGTTCCCCAAACCATTCAAACTCCAGAGACATTTAGTGGTCCACAATTTGGAAAAGATTTTCCTGTGTCACAAATGCCCTGTCTCTTATCTGGAGGCACAGGAGCTAAAAGGCCATCTGAAGAGAGCACACGAGGAGGTGGATGAGCTGGATTCAAAACACACCACCCTCTACACCTGCGAGCTCTGTGCTGATGTCATGCATGTGATTAAAAAGTCCTTCATCTGCAGCACCTGTAACTATACTTTCTCTAAGAAGGAACAGTTTGATCGTCACATGGAAAAGCACCTGTCAGGGGGGAACAAAATTTTCAAATTCCGAGGCGTTCTCAGACCTGTCAAAGCATCAGCATCCAAAGAAGATGAGTGTGATTCGCCTGCAAGTAAGAAGAGGAAAATTCTCTCTGACAGCCTGCAAGAAAATAGCTCAGACAGTGGCATCGCCAGCGTAAGCTCACTGCACTTAAATCAAAACTCTGAAACACAGTCTTCAAAACCATCTGTGTCTACAGCAGACGACTCCACGCAGACCATCACAAATGAATACCGCAGTGacacaaacaatacaaatgtGAAGACTGAAGACATTGCCGAGGATTACTCTGAACTACTTGTAGAGCTGGAGAAATGTATTAATACGGGCTCTTCAGAGTCCGCTACACCCAAGAAAGAGGAAATTGACCCAAGTGCCTCACCTACTTTTGATAAAGAGAGTAATATAAAATCAATTACTGAGCCATGTGATGTGAAAGAGGAGAATGAGTCAGTCTGCATTAGAGCAGAGACTACTTCATGGTCAGCCTCGAAAGAGAGTAgttgtgcaggagaggagactGTTAAAACTAAGGAAGGCTCTGCTGAAGGTGACACAGCTGTGACTGAAGAAAAAACGGATTCACTTCCGCCTAGTGAGGACTCTTTTGTCAGCTCAAGagaaaatcaaatcatttcaaaGACACCTGAGTCAGCAAAGCATGAATTAACTGGTGATGTGATGGACCAACAGCAGGATGACGAGCAGTGGCATCACACGTCGAAAGCTTCAAATCATGACAGCAAACAGCCGGCTTTATCTCACGGTGCTGAGCAGGAAAGCAGCAGTCAGACGAAAGACAAAGATGCCTCAGCCAAACCAGCTGACAACACTAAAAACAGCACGACAGCTAGCAGCACAAGGGCTACAGAATCCACACCAGTCCTCCACTCCAAAGTTTCTCTGAATGCTTCAGCCTCAAATGAGGACAAAGAATCTGTGAGAccgcagaagaagaggaaagactTGAAATCCTCCCACATCCTGCAAAGGGTTTCCTCTCCGGCCACACAGGAGAACTTTGGTGTTGACTCCAGGGCAAAAAAGAAATTTCGCCCCAGCAAGTGTGCAAATCCCTCTCTGCAAAGAAAGTCAGACGGACCCAACGACTACCCTGTGCTATCCTCCGTACGGGACGATGTTGTTAGCAACAAAATCGTGTCTAAGTGCAAGACATCAAACACGGGTTTGCAGGCAAAAAGAAGCTTGCTTGATAGCTGTGCACACAAGAAAGCTGAGATTGTGACTCCTCTTAACGGGGACTACAAAGCCAAAAAGGGACCTCTGGGGCGGCCTTTGCATCCCCCTATTTCTAAAGTGTCTTCAGTTCCCATGAACAATTCTTTGAATAAATCCAGGCCAAAGCTAGGAGTTAGGTCAATGGAGAGCCATTCCTACCGGACAGCTGAGTCACAGAACCACCTCCTAAGCCAGCTGTTTGGCCAAAAACTCACAAGCTTTAAGATTCCTTTAAGGAAGGACACATCAGAATCTATTAACTGAGAGGGGCGATGGATCTGTGAATAAGGGACTGTAAATTTCACAGTTATAAATGTTTAAGACAATTCATTATGGTGAATGAGATTGCACAGCTCTTTTCTGTGAAATGCTATCTTTAAATACTTACGTAGTCACTTTATGTCTTCTTTGTACATGTGTTTTTATCACACAAATGTGAGGACAAGCAGCAGATATGAATTTTGGGTTAAAAATGATGCTCGTAGGGGAAATcgttgaactttttttttctacttttccttTGTTGGATATTACCCATTTCAGAGATTATATTTCATTTACctaaaggaaagaagaaaagaatacttgaaaatacagtaaaatattttcttctAAGAAAAGTATGTTCATTTTGCATTCATAAGTCTTTTTGCAAAAGGACCAAATGACATCATAACTGACCTGGACTATTGTCTGTGCACCTTTTGTACATGCTTCCAACATattcattttgtattattttgttaCCTTTACTGTACTGCATTGACATTCATCATATTAGCCTTTTGTATAAATATTACCTGGTGCtacattgtgttttgttgtaatgtgaATGCCAATGTCCTCGGAAGGGAACATGAGATCTGTAGCAGTTACAGTACATACATCCAACTGTTTTTACTGGTTCTCTGTAGTTTATTAAAGATACTGTGTAAACCATCCAAGTACTTATGTAGGCTCATAGAAAATTAGGAAAGCCTCCATTGTATAAACTCAAGTGCATACAAGGACATGACA
This sequence is a window from Chaetodon trifascialis isolate fChaTrf1 chromosome 10, fChaTrf1.hap1, whole genome shotgun sequence. Protein-coding genes within it:
- the znf469 gene encoding zinc finger protein 469, with translation MAGETQRMHAVKELDAESKLQDEGTALEQQSDKTTKESSEHFSSTGTEATASSRGAKVEKLEKERDCHQQREAVIRPQQAGKIDFRSLQNRSKFATDRTWSTGKGSPQSPSGKGRSREKGKRSGKTERGNPQQLYRLSITNPRSNPTIGIAYPQQKVSPPKKLETSRGPVSGSYRFHVPSIPEREAELQQEELSYSRCFQEASSNLTSASYTSQALVSSSGTSSHPHPPLSQQQQSASMENNSTQPSSQLILADFQLSGSNTWQSPERTFNGANYGVSSQKPTALTEANKANTFVPGPFQYGYHFLEESTSDSFPCEQNPQSQDFTDSSLGSVHVTHNSFPFTPGEGQNIAQNSTQFSNEQQPEDRNSYPQPPQSQFIQGVTSSIQCPRNLSEDSASSDSSGSSSQQSEQGKTALSESTDIIGQADSRDAAITSGSKRNCHPKDTAANQRTLIQGSVRHARNVSQGPGSQMHFSSKTFNNPPVSNIHTGPMTFDKNINNKVLNRLPHSWEGPNKTYSSADQNTIQYTDMNDKFHFQNQPAVDQRQNSSKNSRMPWQQIRPTSAMPNQNRIELSRQISSQKLAYMVSPSDWQDDSKSHKHSSLKTPSSFQSSRTSDGFSNQRQETVKHSGNTVSTFKVEMSHAQVCESKSKAVFFGLNQSLPAAASRNYSYPPLQVPPMGLMMVSPYESPLPSPVHNPASSSTCSSLSPASTSPVNISSEDSQMSKSNTPHPFYHQPQAKTQLPSDHLSSHSHQFHSDAPRNLPYAPDRAKDDMMSYVQNNTNPKSTMDGNKGYMDSFGVEHHQPPPPYSAHQLLATSLATANLDQLDVLLTCKQCDQNFNNLASFLGHKQYCAQHAFSQNDVKEISKMEDGRKFHVEPAKAVSSGSNVSMSRCPSDLHLSLLGLNKNGELISDGETKGDNKDDPMKLNLFSGPGNLPVPLPELEMEDAKLDSLITEALNGLGYQSDNAEIDSSFIDAFADDDLTTVKATSNKQCLKTKESLIFESKNKQAADDDRSFTQGKYFYDSDVESPETDKQYTESKLEKISLNLEQDEKINIKKEVSHKNSRIASREKTREQDSKVKEARKLCKSEDENTSTQRFLLSSKFSERCGVKSFQDSSALRGSTPSQASTSPTSRAAVKESKRKSTGGGTWSKELIHKIVQQKNKLHKLHVKGTKNLQFSLVMERLTPTVQNPAFGEYDYVSDSDDECEPVKIASQGRLNQSSRCKYTYTKECKWRARSERDQAAWRHESRECFEIKKSEELSLSPEKHGSHQRLRRRGSRSSTSSELSTSVSVSSDGINSPKSTDRTDSDCEKKTGIKRKESPEQKTCERSSPQKLCKESNTLALTFTKSVKKCNSDKAILSDNNDSTEDPKKYHSNHEAADPVSSSQKAKDTNKNSEKSRSSHAKSRAKLVSPRKETTPTFSSDRNTLQRADNLCPKEDPAQCSSPDNKPRRLDSHSPTINKETDFNIDRNTKGKRREEPQATKPELSDSTTFEKQSDSVCMVKEPITLVNDLDTHKPVSLCTSLMDEVCLSPTESQGPIQKDSLHLMPYPLDQEQGLMKSPLSFDTSSMFGDLTGFDSGLYSDMPIQKEGFHSIENTTDKKEEFVSSFSPFLEQRDWNLIVSPVLPDEISQYKGNSEKSNEKKPHYNHVPLSLPEKIIDYSANLNSCASEDELEIKRIVNELENQLQTAKMESPSLLAQDVPKQLQMSKFSPLRLGNESESGGSALDMRCPVQTIDVPVASLPSEPFTEPWASPFQFELMSGHTSPHTPIHNEPGALEHFTEKEDSAPNLIATASHVEHAQLHHKQKSEERNTEKETPVETKEEILEQKRYTENLMKSLEVISDSIFKKEPIISEHKEPNVTSLTSQQHQEIECQATDAAEREDHGEKEAITGKENILSPPNINERKDDIEFVLNESQSSHSNSTDPAVDGNHPISSQPSEPTENNDSKAETKVASEEDIAENSNLIESAHCSSVGTHDPHVLEESGGNSSEADNVNQLFKNNGDGPTTDSCEEAEAVKGITGQSVCHPLSPALPGSSLDIGEKIQDVIQAALKEQSIDNHDSPGNVYSSHADELKVERSGGVIEEITVETAEQDNFIGSPSKNCSPAKTYITSPTIDMSVEIVTTDKPCSPILVETNRERTSHYSPTQDTQSTEGQSNLLILSQSDGLIDSHSCKVSPLNDSLKCEAGLAFDTIQKQEVILNVQDIKEHLPIDFMASHQNSPCREEVEESHCLFLHTAPPASPLLPTSHQIPMHKWDIEEQSQSKCNNVSVNQGSIQNMKSPMSNENSSVREALSSGEELNTTAVMEYSLISPPALDLGIMVCKMPSSETTTPSPFPVTSSAEPPKASDSLEKRDPMYEFKLSPLNYNCISDDPPQLNQYDYIPISPANKPEENPDIKQSPRDDRGPCDLSVNPALIFNKTETDTAVTLNPDPAAELNLSDEPLVLQQSMKFKCFSLGLPPENKSKDSSADNVKTDLEVSHDPVGSVEHLHIHADLLRKVQSENLDSHEDSAEDSTLLRKKISDGPPTPKPLIICENEQMPLPPDQSEKQPAIEIGQCSTTQQVHKEISQKKTQSNTQQGKVLCEICLMCFRTVPGLKRHKAMKHLVRTEKHIGPQSTTSSHQGKMLIYEASQTTEKEHKDDSQTCYSTKIDGLPETSSTFISKAAETESVLEELATETSTVAVDEIGHQNPLLPTKAKKSNKARKNKNSEVNIKPDPFSDEILNILKTDILQAITPEFKSGGLQEHKSPEDYVKINDRTVPGTEKFPHHVTSKSGFDKTLRSPTKEINVLNETVELNQTTDMEGMKHTSMTEMANVEVCTDNNVESAVSVGKDIIRECDESRKAPCAMEVMCEQKGSEESLAEEILRKVAAEIKCEKNSGPSDEVHPLSCLSSSPLSPPGLSPELKALLDDDTTFSQLFPRDEEAKRKKCPRVYTKRNKRQRLSPNSDATQDYPATETFMQNKDQYVENQTETFTNNHTNHCEYETISIDDAIMLNMCHNSTLKADAKPLSDVKQSDQRDVHENIKELDSLLNPLEGTIDKSTIERNCPSDFDGFDAGSAVISDPSTCKAEVSPAPCPLPLPSGPYTVEPCVAESVQNFHSIDIQNINTTFQLPDIQFFDSNKDISVAPPLATVDVENRDDEKSKKVTERRGRKRQDGRIKVKDKQYKCKACFTWFLTLGELNFHKLSHNPSPPPTCYMCVQRKFSSREQLRDHLREKHAKNKTGIWTCGMCLKEISDVWMYNEHLREHATQFARRGQTQGSMLGIPGCFMQETAVKNFITSIMQHRPSKANRESSKATKEQEQAVAADSTAGEGKTSEGAEAKLHRTKSSSGAGGKQSILTPLEVLHKTETPRSVEMHPNCKDPSRDCHHCGKQFPKPFKLQRHLVVHNLEKIFLCHKCPVSYLEAQELKGHLKRAHEEVDELDSKHTTLYTCELCADVMHVIKKSFICSTCNYTFSKKEQFDRHMEKHLSGGNKIFKFRGVLRPVKASASKEDECDSPASKKRKILSDSLQENSSDSGIASVSSLHLNQNSETQSSKPSVSTADDSTQTITNEYRSDTNNTNVKTEDIAEDYSELLVELEKCINTGSSESATPKKEEIDPSASPTFDKESNIKSITEPCDVKEENESVCIRAETTSWSASKESSCAGEETVKTKEGSAEGDTAVTEEKTDSLPPSEDSFVSSRENQIISKTPESAKHELTGDVMDQQQDDEQWHHTSKASNHDSKQPALSHGAEQESSSQTKDKDASAKPADNTKNSTTASSTRATESTPVLHSKVSLNASASNEDKESVRPQKKRKDLKSSHILQRVSSPATQENFGVDSRAKKKFRPSKCANPSLQRKSDGPNDYPVLSSVRDDVVSNKIVSKCKTSNTGLQAKRSLLDSCAHKKAEIVTPLNGDYKAKKGPLGRPLHPPISKVSSVPMNNSLNKSRPKLGVRSMESHSYRTAESQNHLLSQLFGQKLTSFKIPLRKDTSESIN